The proteins below are encoded in one region of Kazachstania africana CBS 2517 chromosome 6, complete genome:
- the ENP2 gene encoding ribosome biosynthesis protein ENP2 (similar to Saccharomyces cerevisiae ENP2 (YGR145W); ancestral locus Anc_4.77), producing MVLKSTSASDVSVYQVSGTNVSRSLPDWIAKKRKRELKNDLEYQNRVELIQDFEFSEASNKIKVTKDGQYAMATGTYKPQIHVYDFDNLSMKFDRHTDAENIDFLILSDDWTKSVHLQNDRSIQFQNKGGIHYTTRIPKFGRSLAYNEVNCDLYVGASSNELYRLNLEQGRFLNPFKLDTEGVNHVSMNAVNGLVSVAVEDSVVEFWDPRARSRVAKLYLENHFDSNPFQVTTTSFRSDGLNFACGTSNGYSYLYDLRTSEPAMVKDQGYGFEVKKIIWLDNIGGVENKILTCDKRSAKIWDRIDGKAYASMEPNVDINDIEHIPGTGMFFTANEGIPLHTYYIPNLGPSPRWCSFLDSITEELEEKPSDSVYSNYRFITKGDVKKLNIGHLVGSKVLRAYMHGFFINSELYDKLALIANPNAYQDEREREIRRRIEKERESRIRSSGAVQKPKVKVNKTLVDKLSEKRGDSVADKVLTDDRFKEMFEDEEFQVDENDYDYKQLNPVKSARETEEGAAKRIRALTAAEESDEERIAMRERGRGAYDDEDEAESESESESDEDKELDEKTQKKIQKQLKSIERRKRENEQTANFMSEMKVGSLSSSSDKSSKVTFADQVSALDKEAQEKKSDDSIMRRNHRGEAELTFVPKKKEKKPTKKQVESNDEASQKDNGRTKQRFSGRRSASKNTFREM from the coding sequence ATGGTTCTAAAGTCTACTTCTGCAAGTGATGTTTCAGTATATCAGGTTTCAGGTACAAATGTATCGAGATCATTACCTGACTGGATCGCCAAGAAGCGTAAAAGAGAACTTAAAAACGATTTAGAATATCAGAATAGAGTGGAATTAAtacaagattttgaatttagTGAAGCatctaataaaatcaaaGTTACAAAAGATGGCCAATATGCCATGGCTACAGGTACATATAAACCACAAATTCATGTCtatgattttgataatctCTCGATGAAGTTTGATAGACATACAGACGCTGAAAACATcgattttttgattttatctGATGATTGGACTAAAAGTGTTCATTTACAGAATGATAGAAGTATCCAATTCCAAAATAAAGGTGGTATTCACTATACAACTCGTATCCCCAAATTTGGTAGAAGTTTAGCTTATAATGAAGTCAACTGTGATCTATACGTTGGTGCAAGTAGTAATGAACTTTATAGGCTAAATTTGGAGCAAGGTAGATTTTTAAACCCTTTTAAATTAGATACAGAGGGTGTAAATCATGTTTCTATGAATGCGGTCAATGGTTTGGTTTCTGTTGCTGTAGAAGATAGTGTTGTTGAATTCTGGGATCCAAGAGCACGTTCAAGAGTAGCGAAATTATATCTGGAAAACCATTTCGATAGTAATCCATTCCAAGTTACAACAACAAGTTTCCGGAGTGATGGTCTTAACTTCGCTTGTGGTACCTCTAATGGTTATTCATACCTATATGACCTACGTACATCTGAACCAGCCATGGTTAAGGATCAGGGTTACGGTTTCGAGgttaagaaaattatatggTTAGACAATATTGGTGGtgttgaaaataaaatattgacGTGTGATAAGAGAAGCGCCAAAATTTGGGACAGAATTGATGGTAAGGCATATGCATCAATGGAACCAAATGTTGATATCAACGACATTGAACATATTCCAGGTACTGGTATGTTTTTTACAGCAAATGAAGGCATCCCTTTACATACATATTATATTCCAAACTTAGGTCCATCGCCACGTTGGTGTTCATTCTTAGATTCGATAACagaagaattagaagagAAGCCAAGCGATTCCGTTTACTCTAATTACAGATTTATTACAAAGGGTGATGTTAAGAAGTTAAATATTGGCCATCTTGTTGGTTCAAAGGTTTTAAGAGCCTACATGCACGGTTTCTTCATAAATTCAGAACTTTATGATAAATTAGCACTAATTGCCAATCCTAACGCATATCAAGAcgaaagagaaagagaaattagACGTcgtattgaaaaagaaagagaatcTAGAATTAGATCGTCTGGCGCAGTACAAAAACCTAAAGTTAAAGTTAATAAGACATTGGTTGATAAATTATCCGAGAAGCGTGGTGATTCTGTTGCAGACAAAGTTCTTACTGATGATCGTTTCAAGGAAATGTTCGAGGATGAAGAGTTTCAAGTCGATGAAAATGACTATGATTACAAACAATTAAACCCCGTCAAATCTGCTAGGGAAACTGAAGAGGGTGCAGCCAAACGTATTAGAGCTCTAACGGCAGCCGAAGAAtcagatgaagaaagaattgcCATGAGAGAGAGGGGTAGAGGTGCATacgatgatgaagacgaagCTGAGAGTGAAAGCGAGTCTGAGAGTGACGAAGATaaagaattagatgaaaagacccaaaagaaaatacagaaacaattgaaatCGATTGAACGtagaaagagagaaaatgaGCAAACTGCAAATTTCATGAGTGAAATGAAAGTGGGTTCTCTTTCTTCCAGTTCTGATAAATCTAGTAAGGTAACATTCGCGGATCAAGTAAGTGCTCTTGACAAAGAAGcacaagaaaagaagtcGGATGATTCCATAATGCGTCGTAATCACCGTGGTGAAGCAGAGCTAACTTTTGTACctaagaagaaagaaaagaagccTACAAAGAAGCAGGTTGAATCTAATGACGAAGCATCTCAAAAGGATAACGGTAGAACAAAGCAAAGATTTTCTGGTAGAAGAAGTGCCAGTAAAAATACATTCCGTGAAATGTAG
- the VIR1 gene encoding Vir1p (similar to Saccharomyces cerevisiae YGL036W; ancestral locus Anc_4.76) — MSSQFSSANTKKALTSSIFNSLKKLNGDKYDETLLLKLISSLRYLDSSDSKYFSGLKLDDIDIFNNLYHRNLNLLAILFAYCSILPFLQPLIINSLIVPNSPLLSFQQFYNGASPGYTPGFYTIVQVIEQFQGVDLMTIDFLNLSLDSILIKIWIPQWLLYLKNNRPQSLDDYKESLTNLVTVESNMDFFIATSSSLEFHKSKYQYFIERFAQRIILLPQRLISQTTYNNALSLIVSSFDINLENNLRVLMEIIDHPEYDYIEQPRLCILLYLSLNNIQTIPIHILHKELNKMGTVQSLSAIVNMCQFLLARYLLKLVNGNLSLPKWFDEHILPPIPPISKSLFVFDNDNKIHLPFGQIVTLLIKCLNLTILINTNILLQYKQLQINPLENPEGTSDINYQLTRDYLELYFIPEITSLLLSDELSQNTNQSKISLIYNKLLFINSIIVIENLIFVNGGSENIIIYHLIKFVSRISIENLYLQKISINLLNHLFFHSKDTSIIKLCEENELSLQSLKAYIELWNDGTSKYSGFYEQVFQLNQPPVELMTVNLNSIIEMYLPDDKHDFISIEDNQTKTMQMRNSSVVSSSTNKFDPYITKSFVPNYNNLFNNSESFNSSYRDHASTSTSAATTSHTTNLWNSFQNTSQNKIVNTGKNYILGGHNRVKNNSRVQSIHIDQFENFSNNI, encoded by the coding sequence ATGAGTTCCCAATTTTCGTCTGCTAACACGAAGAAAGCACTGACCAGTTCGATTTTCAACAGCTTAAAGAAGCTGAACGGCGATAAATATGATGAAACATTACttctaaaattgatatcttCTCTACGATATCTTGACTCCAGTGATTCGAAGTATTTCAGTGGCTTGAAATTGGATgatatagatatatttaATAATCTATACCAtagaaatttaaatttattggcaattttatttgcttattgttcaattttacCGTTTCTACAGCCTTTAATCATTAATTCACTGATTGTCCCAAATTCTCCGTTGTTGTCATTTCAGCAGTTCTATAACGGAGCTTCACCGGGTTATACACCGGGATTTTATACTATAGTACAGGTaattgaacaatttcaaGGCGTTGATTTGATGACCATcgatttcttgaatttatcTCTAGATTCAATTCTaatcaaaatttggatTCCACAATGGTTactttatttgaaaaataacaGGCCACAATCCCTAGATGATTATAAAGAAAGCTTAACAAATCTAGTAACTGTTGAATCGAATATGGATTTTTTCATTGCAACATCATCATCTCTAGAATTCCACAAATcgaaatatcaatattttattgagAGATTTGCACAAAGAATCATTCTCTTACCGCAAAGACTGATATCACAAACCACTTATAATAATGCATTGAGTCTAATAgtatcttcttttgatattaatCTAGAAAACAATTTACGAGTACTAATGGAAATAATCGATCATCCAGAATACGATTATATAGAACAACCGCGCCTCTGCATACTATTATACCTCTCTTTAAATAACATTCAAACCATCCCAATTCATATTCTTCACAAAGAGTTAAACAAAATGGGCACGGTACAAAGCTTGAGTGCAATCGTTAATATGTGTCAATTCTTACTAGCAAGATATCTATTAAAGCTTGTCAATGGAAATTTATCGCTTCCAAAATGGTTTGATGAACATATTTTGCCTCCGATTCCCCCAATCTCCAAGTCACTATTTGtctttgataatgataacaAGATTCATTTACCATTTGGTCAAATTGTTACTTTGCTAATAAAATGTCTCAATTTGACAATTTTAATCAATACTAATATTTTGCTACAATATAAACAGCTACAAATCAATCCATTGGAAAATCCAGAAGGTACATCAGACATCAATTACCAATTGACAAGAGATTATTTAGAGCTTTATTTTATTCCAGAAATTActtcattattgttatCAGATGAATTAAGCCAAAATACTAATCAAAGTAAAATTTCACTAATTTACAACAAATTACTATTTATCAATTCCATCATagtcattgaaaatttaatttttgtcaATGGAGGAAGTGAAAACATTATAATCTATcatttgatcaaatttgtCTCTAGAatttccattgaaaatctATATTTACAGAAgatttcaatcaatttgctaaatcatctttttttccacAGTAAAGATACTTCAATCATAAAACTTTGCGAGGAAAATGAACTGTCGCTTCAATCTCTCAAAGCGTACATAGAACTTTGGAATGACGGTACGTCTAAGTATTCAGGATTCTACGAACAAGtatttcaattaaatcaaCCTCCAGTCGAATTAATGACCGTGAATCTAAATTCTATAATTGAGATGTATTTACCAGATGATAAGCATGATTTTATCAGCATTGAAGATAACCAAACGAAAACAATGCAAATGCGCAACTCATCTGTAGTATCTTCGTCAACAAACAAATTTGATCCATATATTACAAAATCCTTTGTTCCAAATTATAACAATTTGTTTAATAATTCAGAATCTTTCAACTCATCTTATCGTGATCATGCATCTACTTCAACAAGTGCTGCCACCACCTCTCATACGACAAATTTATGGAATTCTTTCCAAAATACTTCACAGAACAAAATTGTCAACACGGGTaagaattatatattaGGAGGCCATAATAGAGTCAAAAATAATAGCAGGGTGCAATCCATTCATATCGATCAGTTTGAGAATTTTTCTAACAACATATaa
- the PNC1 gene encoding nicotinamidase (similar to Saccharomyces cerevisiae PNC1 (YGL037C); ancestral locus Anc_4.75), whose translation MKALLVIDVQNDFLPPNGSLAVADGDKIVHPIIKLMHDESQDWHRIVFTRDWHPKNHISFAKNHGLPDFSKFNYKSPRRPSQPLDTPAETKEATLWPVHCIQNTRGSQLADALLKEVEHNHHKIVDKGYLSDREYYSAFNDIWNFHRTELNDYLQKHHITQVYIVGLALDFCVKNTAMSAASLGYETFIMEDYCKPIDSSEAAMKALHEDLTENYGIKFI comes from the coding sequence ATGAAAGCGTTACTGGTTATAGATGTTCAAAACGATTTCCTACCACCAAATGGGTCATTGGCAGTGGCGGATGGTGATAAAATAGTGCATCCCATCATAAAATTGATGCACGATGAGAGTCAAGACTGGCATAGGATTGTTTTCACCAGAGATTGGCATCCAAAGAACCATATCTCTTTTGCCAAGAATCATGGATTACCAgatttctcaaaattcaattacaAATCGCCAAGAAGACCAAGTCAACCTTTGGATACACCTGCAGAGACCAAAGAAGCCACTTTATGGCCCGTACATTGTATTCAAAACACTAGAGGAAGCCAACTTGCGGACGCACTGCtgaaagaagttgaacATAACCATCACAAGATAGTGGATAAAGGGTATTTAAGTGACAGAGAATATTACTCTGCGTTTAACGATATTTGGAATTTCCATAGGactgaattgaatgattatttacaaaaacaTCATATAACGCAAGTTTACATTGTGGGTCTTGCATTGGACTTCTGTGTCAAAAACACCGCAATGTCCGCTGCCAGTTTGGGTTACGAGACTTTTATCATGGAAGACTACTGTAAGCCTATAGATTCAAGTGAGGCAGCCATGAAGGCTTTGCACGAGGACTTGACTGAAAATTACGgtattaaatttatttaa
- the OCH1 gene encoding initiation-specific alpha-1,6-mannosyltransferase (similar to Saccharomyces cerevisiae OCH1 (YGL038C); ancestral locus Anc_4.74) — protein MSVDAIFSRFSSKRKYKLIFISIVILYTVISIHNNNKAISRKFESITGKIRLPTTSHLDDINLKEIDVQNSDLKEELDLRKQLTMMFPYDYTKPIPRKVWQTWKVGPNSKKFPENYRSFEEKWTRYSDSASFSYSLITDDHISAFLKNTYGEVPTIIEAFDLLPNKILKADFFRYLILYARGGIYSDMDTIPLKALNSWPSTNHNILSKLTRMQPLPENEPGLVVGIEADPDRPDWNENYARRIQFCQWTIQAKPGHPVLREIILNITTTTLNSVENNLSKDIDLQFPEDYNINYRHSRRNDKSVKHNQLKNSKNIDGTDIMNWTGPGIFTDIIFEYLNNLIQNNGNVFIINDHLDADVTDVTNPAQKFLIKIKESMIKHKIIPWEFFSLMTKPVIVDDIMVLPITSFSPDVGHMGAKSQGDEMAFVKHMFSGSWKEDADGNKPN, from the coding sequence ATGTCAGTAGACGCAATTTTTAGCAGGTTCAGCAGcaagagaaaatataaGCTAATATTCATTTCAATAGTAATACTGTACACAGTGATATCCATTCATAACAATAATAAGgcaatttcaagaaaatttgaatcaattaCTGGTAAAATTAGACTACCGACAACTTCACATTTAGATGAcataaatttgaaagaaattgacgTACAGAATTCCGATTTGAAGGAGGAACTGGATTTACGCAAACAGTTGACAATGATGTTCCCATACGATTACACGAAGCCTATCCCCAGAAAAGTATGGCAAACTTGGAAAGTGGGgccaaattcaaaaaaattccCTGAAAATTATAGATCCTTCGAAGAAAAGTGGACTCGTTATTCAGATTCTGCAAGCTTTTCGTATTCATTAATAACAGATGATCATATTTCAGCGTTTTTAAAAAATACATATGGTGAAGTTCCCACGATCATTGAAgcatttgatttattaccAAATAAGATTTTGAAAGCAGATTTTTTTAGATATTTAATATTGTATGCTAGAGGTGGTATCTATTCCGATATGGATACAATTCCTTTAAAGGCTTTGAATTCTTGGCCTTCAACAAATCACAacattctttcaaaattgacGAGAATGCAGCCTCTTCCGGAAAACGAACCGGGACTTGTTGTTGGTATTGAAGCTGATCCTGATAGACCTGATTGGAACGAAAACTATGCTCGTAGAATCCAATTTTGTCAATGGACAATTCAAGCTAAACCTGGTCACCCAGTCTTACGTGAGattatattaaatattACAACTACAACTTTAAACAGCGTAGAAAATAATCTATCGAAAGATATTGACTTACAATTCCCGGAGGATTATAACATTAATTATAGGCATTCGAGGCGTAATGATAAAAGTGTCAAACATAATCAGTTGAAAAACtctaaaaatattgatggGACGGATATTATGAACTGGACAGGTCCAGGAATATTCACTgacataatttttgaatatttgaataatttgattCAGAATAATGGGAATGTTTTCATCATTAATGATCACCTAGATGCCGACGTGACAGATGTGACAAATCCAGCGcaaaaattcttgataAAGATTAAAGAGTCGATGATTAAGCACAAAATCATACCTTgggaatttttttcattaatgacAAAGCCCGTAATTGTAGACGATATTATGGTTTTGCCAATTACAAGTTTCTCCCCTGATGTTGGACACATGGGTGCTAAATCTCAAGGCGATGAGATGGCATTTGTTAAACACATGTTTTCAGGATCTTGGAAAGAGGATGCAGATGGCAATAAGCCAAATTAG
- the RSR1 gene encoding Ras family GTPase RSR1 (similar to Saccharomyces cerevisiae RSR1 (YGR152C); ancestral locus Anc_4.73): MRDYKLVVLGAGGVGKSCLTVQFVQGVYLDTYDPTIEDSYRKTIEIDNKVFDLEILDTAGVAQFTAMRELYIKSGMGFLLVYSVTDQRSLDELMELREQVLRIKDSDKVPMVLVGNKADLTDERVISVEDGIEISSKWGKVPFYETSALLRSNVDEVFVDVVRQIIRNEMENVVKSDARNQSTKSSPSTSVGPNGNIASTENSKKSSPTTDKPRSKPLNTSRRPTETVKTTLPKRSTNSPGKSSSPVSSKQKKKKKRNLCVIF; encoded by the coding sequence ATGAGAGATTATAAGTTGGTAGTTTTAGGTGCTGGTGGTGTTGGTAAGTCATGTCTAACTGTGCAGTTTGTACAGGGTGTCTATCTTGACACTTATGATCCAACAATTGAAGATTCGTATAGGAAGACCATAGAGATAGATAATAAAGTGTTTGATCTAGAGATCTTGGACACTGCAGGTGTTGCTCAATTCACTGCTATGAGGGAACTATATATCAAATCAGGTATGGGATTTCTACTGGTATATTCTGTCACTGATCAACGTTCACTGGATGAATTGATGGAATTGAGAGAACAAGTCCTTAGAATTAAGGATTCTGATAAAGTACCAATGGTTTTAGTAGGGAATAAAGCTGATCTAACTGATGAAAGGGTCATCTCTGTCGAAGATGGCATCGAAATCAGCAGTAAATGGGGGAAAGTACCATTTTATGAAACAAGTGCATTACTAAGAAGCAACGTGGATGAAGTATTTGTAGATGTCGTAAGACAAATTATCAGAAACgaaatggaaaatgttGTCAAGTCTGATGCAAGAAACCAAAGTACCAAATCGTCTCCATCAACTTCAGTTGGACCAAATGGCAATATCGCTTCAACAGAAAACTCAAAAAAATCTAGCCCAACAACAGATAAACCTAGATCAAAACCATTAAATACTTCAAGACGTCCCACTGAAACTGTGAAAACTACATTACCCAAACGATCTACAAATTCTCCTGGAAAGAGTTCTTCCCCCGTATCATCCaaacagaaaaagaagaagaaaaggaacCTTTGTgttattttctaa